The following DNA comes from Diorhabda carinulata isolate Delta chromosome 3, icDioCari1.1, whole genome shotgun sequence.
CAGTGATGAGATTGAAAAGTACAATGGACGGGTGAAATTTTTACCATTGTTTTTaatgtattaatttaattattattttctgaaacTAGTTTACGATAGCTGAGAAAATAGcggtaaattatttataatctatTGTAGTCAGTGACCGTACTCCTGTATAAGAATCTATTGTAATTGTTgatgtttaaaaatttgttgtgCCAAAATGGAATTGTCATCGGGTAATCCAACTTCCCAAGACTTTTTAAAACACAAAAGAGGACAACGAAATTCAAACTCTTCATTGCCTCCATATTTTTCTGATGTAGAAGTTGATATCATAGATATTAATAGCATACATTTTGAAGATGATGAATCCTGGTAAGTAATTCTTTACATTACAGATGTTAAGAAATAATAGATTTGTTTTATAGGTTGTGCTCTTCTAGTAGTGAAAATCCCGTTTTAGATTTACATAAATGGTTATGCAAAGATTTAGATACAAATTCTACACCTCTTACAAACATCACAACATATATTGATTCACAGAAGAATGTTGACTCTAGAACATTTACACGTCCAAAGAAAAGGTTTACACGTCCTTCTATAGAACGATACAATGAAGAGATGTATGGTAGTAGCAGTGAAACAATTACTATACAAACAAACTCTAGAAGTTTCataatagaagaaaattcaGAGCCTATAAGAGAAACTGAAATGCctgttaattttgatttatccCTTCCTTCCAGCAGctattattttgacaaaatgatAGCAGACTTAGGAGAGTCAGATTCATTTCAAAACATGTCCCCACCAAGTCTTGTAAATTCCATGTGCTCATCAACTTTTGCCAATCTTATGGAAAGTAGTTTTATTAAGAATGATCCTATTTTAAGAGAAATCAGAGATACTGACTATTCTGAAACTGTATTATTGCAAGATTCTGAAGCTCCAATGTTTCAATCAATAACTGAAAGTTGCAGCAGTATTAATTCTGACACTCctgaaaatttcttaaaaaaggtTTCTTTCAAtggaacatttaaaaaaaatacatggaAAGAAGGAGACAAGCAGAAACATACAGATACAACTTTTAGTAAGCCTGTTGAATTAGGTATGTAATGAGTTAAAAcgaaattttcttcataaagtgaatttgttttgtttcagaaaaGGAAGGGGacaatacaattaaaaatatttctgaaaattccaCAGGACAAAACAACGAAACTTGGGTTAATCCAAATGGTACATATCGTAGAATTACTAAACATAATGGCACATTTAAAAAGTCTGATATTAAAAAGaatcaaaatgttttaaatacaaCATTTGAGACAGAACCCCAGCAAAAAATTAACCCAAATACAACACATGTGCTTATAAAAGACTGTAATGGTgttgaaaacatgaaaaaagaaTTATCCGACAACATGGATATGTATACAGATTTAAATAGGTGAATAAGCTTATTTtcttgatataattattttcttccttAGCACATACAAATTGTGAACATGTGATTATTAAGTAACTTATCATTTCTAATTTAATGCTTGATAAAAGGGTTCAGACATTTCCTTTTCTTATCCATTATTACAAATACATTTGCAGGTTTCAAATAACAGTGAATATTacactaaaaatatattcttttgtGAAACCCTATGtttaacagaattttttttattttgtgcattttttatttatccaattaagtagtttttaacattattatataaagaccatattattttgaatcattGTTGTCTTTTAACAACAGTAATTTAAAAATCACTTAcattggttttattattttttacaaatggtTGTTTTATTGTTTGCTTGTCTTTGAGTACAGtgaattattgtgaaaaatacgtACTTActgtttttttatgattatatatatatatatatatatatatatatatatatatatatatatatatataaattagacATTGATAAGGAGTTGAATGTTAGTGTTATTTTTTCAccttcaaagttttttttgtagaataaatTGTATGTTCCAAGTTGAAAAGTAACTTGCATCATATTTCGCATATTTGCACaaggattcaaaatttttattttgtgtgtaGCTGTACAATCcttgatatttatgaaatcaGATACATTTATTTAGTAAATCGTTATGTTGATATGTACGAAAAATCGTACAATTTGCCCtgataagaaagaaaaagacTAAGCCACTAAAGCATGTTCCAAGAAAACTCGTTTTCTTGAAAACTATGaaggataaaaatttatttgtttgttacaaattttGTGAATCGTAACCCCCAGCTTGTGTGAatacaatttcttgaaaatgtttctaaatgaATTAGTAAAATGGCAAAATGTACTTACTGTGAACATTTTATCTTGCATTTAATAGTAATCATGGGTATAAAGAAAGTAAAGTATATGTTAGTGGCTTTTTAGTATAGTCATTTTTGTAGAATAAATTGTATGTTCcccattgaaaaataatttgaatcatGTTTCGCACAT
Coding sequences within:
- the LOC130891137 gene encoding uncharacterized protein LOC130891137 encodes the protein MELSSGNPTSQDFLKHKRGQRNSNSSLPPYFSDVEVDIIDINSIHFEDDESWLCSSSSENPVLDLHKWLCKDLDTNSTPLTNITTYIDSQKNVDSRTFTRPKKRFTRPSIERYNEEMYGSSSETITIQTNSRSFIIEENSEPIRETEMPVNFDLSLPSSSYYFDKMIADLGESDSFQNMSPPSLVNSMCSSTFANLMESSFIKNDPILREIRDTDYSETVLLQDSEAPMFQSITESCSSINSDTPENFLKKVSFNGTFKKNTWKEGDKQKHTDTTFSKPVELEKEGDNTIKNISENSTGQNNETWVNPNGTYRRITKHNGTFKKSDIKKNQNVLNTTFETEPQQKINPNTTHVLIKDCNGVENMKKELSDNMDMYTDLNRLSYCLENDNIELHEAYDDINGSSNNLKTSNLSGSAGSADSLDRLSSMSSSSRGSNKMLNMADVDAIVEMQERSLQQVMSTPKISTASKKLWDHNFISPITTVETISDSDHSSNDDYKSVRSTISSKGSLDQFVIKQQPKSLGYAPISLDATIKISQKGSYTAPAPKPLPVTRPYAKTNSYSNLKPMNSNIPGSYSNIYKMSTAKQPSINMGSNLKTMGTKLKGSYTSLRPMSSNLPVAPPLISSNTTSTLNKATPLNIVEVQPMPREKITLVGDNTFVKPHPVKASGLPRPTGIPRPASKIPAPRGSNVRPKTSRSVYSKTEMKTVTQ